The following coding sequences are from one Virgibacillus necropolis window:
- a CDS encoding glutamate-5-semialdehyde dehydrogenase — translation MVTTNKVNVEEQAKLAKKAAKTLSLLTTEEKNEALLTLADTIDNEYETILIANEKDLENGRQQGHDAAFIDRLTLTKERIEEFAQGLRQVAELDDPTGIINSDWVLDNGLKVQQITVPLGVIGMIYEARPNVTVDATGLALKSGNAIVLKGGSSAIISNKTIVEVIHRGLEQTKIPKEAVQFIASTDREATQQLFTMKEHIDVLIPRGGGSLIKAVVNNATVPVLETGVGNCHLYIDAEADVKKALAILVNAKTDRPAVCNALETAIIHQDWLSANKDALIETLRAHDIHVHGDSTIMKLIPGAVPASEDDWANEYLSKDIAIKTVTNLTEATQHIEDYGTKHSEAIITENQETADKFMKLVDAAALYHNASTRFTDGGALGFGAEIGISTQKLHARGPMGLPALTTIKYLMHGDGQIR, via the coding sequence ATGGTAACAACTAATAAAGTAAATGTAGAAGAACAGGCAAAACTTGCAAAGAAGGCTGCCAAAACTTTATCTTTATTGACGACCGAAGAAAAAAACGAGGCACTTCTTACATTGGCTGACACAATAGACAATGAATATGAAACGATTTTAATAGCCAATGAAAAGGATTTAGAAAACGGACGCCAACAAGGACATGACGCGGCATTTATTGACCGACTGACACTTACCAAAGAAAGAATTGAGGAATTTGCTCAAGGACTACGTCAAGTGGCTGAATTAGACGATCCGACTGGCATAATCAATTCTGACTGGGTACTTGATAACGGGTTAAAGGTTCAACAGATAACCGTACCGCTTGGTGTTATTGGAATGATTTATGAAGCCCGCCCGAATGTAACGGTTGATGCTACTGGCTTAGCCTTAAAATCCGGCAATGCTATTGTCCTAAAGGGTGGTTCTTCTGCAATTATTTCCAATAAGACCATCGTAGAAGTTATCCATCGCGGACTAGAACAAACAAAAATACCAAAAGAAGCCGTTCAGTTTATTGCGAGCACCGACCGCGAAGCAACGCAGCAATTATTTACCATGAAAGAACATATTGATGTACTTATTCCTCGTGGTGGCGGTTCGTTAATCAAAGCTGTTGTTAATAATGCTACAGTTCCTGTACTAGAAACAGGTGTTGGAAATTGTCACCTTTATATTGATGCAGAAGCAGATGTAAAGAAGGCATTAGCTATTTTAGTTAACGCCAAAACAGATCGCCCAGCTGTATGTAATGCGTTAGAAACTGCAATTATTCATCAAGACTGGCTTTCAGCAAATAAGGATGCACTGATTGAAACGCTTCGTGCGCATGACATTCATGTCCATGGTGACAGTACCATTATGAAGCTTATACCAGGTGCCGTTCCTGCTAGTGAAGACGACTGGGCCAATGAATATTTAAGCAAAGACATCGCCATTAAAACAGTTACTAACCTCACAGAAGCAACACAGCATATTGAAGATTATGGCACGAAACACTCAGAAGCAATTATCACCGAGAACCAAGAGACTGCTGATAAATTTATGAAACTCGTTGATGCTGCAGCATTATACCATAATGCTTCAACCCGTTTTACAGATGGAGGCGCCCTAGGTTTTGGTGCCGAGATTGGAATCTCAACGCAGAAATTACATGCACGAGGACCAATGGGACTACCTGCTCTGACAACTATTAAATATCTGATGCATGGGGATGGGCAGATTAGATAA
- a CDS encoding DUF3100 domain-containing protein, whose amino-acid sequence MAGQALNLWKDWRLHGIVLAIVIVTELIGTHGITVGPGVILLLPMLYAVIIGLILYFTPVVKEKQSKNAETLVFLSVALLIAKFGVQAGPAMPEIIAAGPAFILQEFGNLGTIFLALPLAIFLGIKRESIGMTHSIAREANLALITDKYGLSSAEGRGVMAMYIFGTVFGSIFMGLLSGFLATVTPLHPLSFAMATGIGSGSMAAAALGPLVAAFPEMKETLTAFSGVSNLISSVTGLYMSIFIGLPLTVKLYEVMTKKKNNQKQDSKGV is encoded by the coding sequence ATGGCTGGACAAGCTTTGAATTTATGGAAAGATTGGCGTCTGCATGGAATTGTATTGGCTATTGTGATTGTGACTGAATTAATCGGGACACATGGGATCACCGTAGGACCTGGCGTGATTCTATTATTGCCGATGCTTTATGCAGTTATCATTGGACTTATACTGTACTTCACACCAGTGGTTAAAGAAAAACAATCAAAAAATGCCGAAACGTTGGTCTTTTTATCAGTGGCATTGCTTATTGCAAAATTTGGTGTACAAGCAGGTCCTGCGATGCCAGAAATAATCGCAGCAGGTCCAGCCTTTATACTTCAGGAGTTCGGGAATCTCGGTACCATTTTCTTGGCATTGCCGTTAGCGATTTTTCTTGGGATAAAACGTGAAAGTATTGGGATGACCCACTCGATTGCTAGAGAGGCAAACTTAGCATTAATTACCGACAAGTATGGTTTATCTTCAGCGGAAGGCCGTGGAGTAATGGCCATGTATATATTTGGTACCGTTTTTGGATCTATTTTCATGGGGCTGCTTTCTGGTTTTTTAGCAACCGTTACACCACTGCATCCCCTTTCCTTTGCAATGGCAACTGGTATAGGAAGCGGTAGTATGGCTGCGGCAGCATTAGGGCCGCTTGTTGCCGCTTTTCCTGAGATGAAAGAAACACTAACTGCCTTTTCAGGTGTCAGTAATCTTATCTCTTCTGTGACAGGTTTATATATGAGTATATTTATTGGTTTGCCATTGACAGTAAAGCTTTATGAAGTGATGACAAAAAAGAAAAATAATCAAAAACAAGATTCAAAGGGAGTATAA
- the proB gene encoding glutamate 5-kinase, translating into MTPDIETKRIVIKIGSSSLTSINGEVSRRKLEKLVEEVVRLKEGGHEILLVSSGAVAAGYRRLGYLTRPDSLPERQASASIGQGLLIETYCDIFMSHGYVASQILITRDDFSDENRYNNARNTINVLLERGVVPIVNENDTISMDFLKFGDNDTLSAKVAGLVDADQLIILSDIDGLYDADPRKDENAKLLHKVDEITPSIEAAAGDPGSANGTGGMKSKIEAIKIAMASGISSFLGNATTKDIVYDAVHNHAEGSYFEPKNNIQNLNQKKQWIAFNSGPQGKVTVNHTTREAIINERISLNPTDLRTITGRFEKGAVVTIIDVKGEVIGLGVVNYSSEDLNNFISKTEIEMKNYEKVAIENKHLVCHLDAEVPVNSLVTN; encoded by the coding sequence TTGACGCCTGATATTGAAACAAAACGTATCGTAATTAAAATTGGTAGTAGTTCTCTGACAAGTATAAATGGAGAAGTAAGCCGAAGAAAACTAGAAAAGCTTGTTGAAGAAGTTGTTCGATTAAAAGAAGGCGGCCATGAAATTCTGCTTGTTTCCTCAGGGGCTGTGGCAGCAGGATACCGCAGGCTCGGCTATCTCACTCGCCCGGACTCATTACCTGAAAGGCAAGCATCTGCATCCATTGGCCAGGGGCTACTCATTGAAACTTACTGCGACATTTTTATGTCACATGGGTATGTCGCTTCTCAAATACTAATTACCCGTGATGATTTTTCTGATGAGAATCGTTATAATAATGCTAGGAATACCATTAATGTGTTATTGGAACGAGGCGTTGTGCCAATCGTAAATGAAAACGATACAATTTCGATGGATTTTTTGAAATTTGGGGATAACGATACATTATCTGCAAAAGTTGCTGGCCTTGTTGATGCCGATCAATTAATCATACTCTCTGATATTGATGGTCTGTATGATGCGGATCCGCGTAAAGACGAGAATGCCAAGCTGCTTCATAAAGTCGATGAAATCACCCCATCTATTGAAGCTGCTGCTGGTGATCCTGGTAGTGCAAATGGCACCGGTGGGATGAAGTCAAAAATAGAAGCTATTAAAATCGCAATGGCATCAGGAATATCTTCCTTTTTAGGTAATGCAACAACGAAAGATATTGTTTATGATGCTGTTCATAATCATGCAGAAGGATCCTATTTTGAACCGAAGAACAACATTCAAAACTTAAATCAAAAGAAACAATGGATTGCGTTTAATTCGGGTCCTCAAGGAAAAGTTACAGTGAATCATACAACAAGAGAAGCAATAATCAACGAAAGAATTAGTTTAAATCCAACAGACCTTCGTACTATAACTGGACGCTTCGAAAAAGGAGCAGTTGTGACAATTATTGATGTCAAAGGGGAAGTAATTGGTCTTGGTGTCGTAAACTACTCTTCAGAAGATTTGAATAATTTTATCAGCAAAACGGAAATTGAAATGAAGAATTATGAAAAAGTTGCTATTGAAAATAAACACCTTGTTTGCCATTTAGATGCAGAAGTACCCGTAAATAGTTTAGTAACAAATTAA
- a CDS encoding ectoine synthase, whose product MIVKSLEDIIGTEDEKSGETWSSRRFILKQDNVGFSMNDTIIKAGTESYFWYKNHIEAVYCIEGEGEIEKVETGDVYQLKAGTMYLLNDNDKHKLRARTQMRMVCVFNPPLVGRETHNEEGYYPLLTE is encoded by the coding sequence ATGATCGTAAAATCACTTGAAGATATTATTGGAACAGAGGATGAAAAGTCTGGCGAAACATGGTCAAGTCGTCGGTTTATATTGAAACAGGACAATGTCGGTTTTAGTATGAATGATACCATTATCAAAGCAGGTACAGAAAGTTATTTCTGGTATAAAAATCATATCGAAGCAGTTTATTGTATTGAAGGCGAAGGAGAAATTGAAAAGGTTGAGACTGGAGATGTTTATCAGCTTAAAGCAGGAACAATGTACCTTTTAAATGATAACGATAAACATAAACTCAGGGCAAGAACGCAAATGCGCATGGTGTGTGTATTTAACCCACCACTTGTAGGAAGAGAAACACATAATGAAGAAGGATATTATCCGTTGTTAACAGAATAA
- a CDS encoding YitT family protein, protein MNRVTAKEINEIILIIIGSFIFAFGINYFAIPNRLSEGGIIGITVVTYYLFEWSPGIVNFVLNAILVAVGYKLFSKQVIVYTIISIVASSIFLHLTVDVGEYLNGDTLLAALFAGVTIGIGLGLIFRAGGTSGGSAIIAQVANQRLGWGIGKGVLVVDIIVIAGSVFIIGQEKAMYTLISVYVGAKIIDIIVEGANEKTAVMIISSYPGEVLDQVTNKMARGITVLEGRGGYTKANKEVLYLVINKQEIVQLKKIVQDIDPNAYVTVHTVQEIFRKGYKGA, encoded by the coding sequence GTGAACAGAGTAACAGCAAAAGAAATAAACGAAATCATTTTAATTATTATTGGTTCCTTTATATTTGCCTTTGGTATCAATTATTTTGCCATCCCTAATCGCTTATCTGAGGGAGGAATAATTGGTATTACGGTTGTTACCTATTATTTATTTGAATGGTCACCAGGTATTGTTAACTTTGTGCTTAATGCAATTCTAGTGGCGGTAGGTTACAAGTTGTTTAGTAAGCAAGTAATTGTATACACAATCATTTCTATTGTTGCATCCTCCATTTTTTTGCATCTTACAGTAGATGTAGGTGAATATTTGAACGGTGATACATTATTAGCTGCCTTATTTGCAGGCGTAACAATTGGTATCGGCCTCGGATTAATTTTCCGCGCGGGCGGAACATCCGGCGGATCAGCCATAATAGCGCAGGTAGCGAATCAACGATTAGGCTGGGGCATTGGGAAAGGTGTGCTAGTTGTGGATATTATTGTAATCGCAGGATCTGTCTTTATTATTGGACAGGAAAAAGCGATGTACACACTAATTTCCGTTTATGTTGGTGCTAAAATAATTGACATCATCGTCGAAGGAGCAAATGAAAAGACAGCCGTTATGATCATCTCTAGTTATCCAGGAGAAGTGCTCGATCAAGTAACAAACAAAATGGCCCGTGGTATAACTGTGTTAGAAGGGCGAGGCGGGTATACAAAGGCGAATAAGGAAGTTCTCTATCTTGTTATCAATAAACAAGAAATTGTCCAGTTAAAGAAAATTGTTCAAGATATTGATCCAAATGCCTATGTAACAGTCCACACTGTACAAGAGATATTTAGGAAAGGTTATAAGGGAGCTTGA
- a CDS encoding M20 family metallopeptidase, producing the protein MEQLFSGLDNIYDEIIEIRRYLHEHPELSFEEVNTAKYIADYHEKLGHQVRTNVGGNGVLAYLEGGKPGPTVALRADFDALPIQEQTDVPFKSKNDGVMHACGHDGHTATLLGLAKVFNGMKSKIEGTIVFLHQHAEELPPGGANAMIKDGCLDGVDVIFGTHLQAQMPLGEIGYRTGPLQAAPDRFDIKIQGKGGHGAMPHDTKDSIVIGGQLINNLQQIVSRRVDPLESAVVSVCNFEAKNPYNVIADTAVLTGTVRTFKEEIRTFIEKEIERVIEGTCHVSGASYEYTYSKGYPTTVNHKAETELVARVAPHVPGVETVKETEPIMGGEDFSYYLQNVKGTFFFTGAKNPDWDDAYAHHHPKFDIDERALLIAAKVLGTAALNYMKNEKQTLVNEDQ; encoded by the coding sequence ATGGAACAATTATTTAGTGGATTAGATAATATTTATGATGAAATTATTGAGATACGACGCTATCTCCATGAGCATCCTGAGTTATCTTTTGAAGAAGTAAATACTGCGAAATATATTGCGGATTATCATGAAAAATTGGGACACCAAGTTCGCACAAATGTGGGTGGAAACGGCGTTTTGGCCTATCTTGAGGGCGGTAAACCTGGTCCTACCGTTGCTTTGCGTGCTGATTTTGATGCTCTTCCAATTCAGGAACAAACGGATGTCCCTTTTAAATCAAAAAATGACGGTGTTATGCATGCTTGTGGTCATGACGGACATACGGCAACTTTATTAGGACTTGCTAAAGTGTTCAACGGCATGAAATCCAAAATAGAAGGCACTATCGTGTTCCTGCATCAGCATGCAGAAGAATTGCCGCCAGGTGGGGCTAATGCAATGATTAAAGATGGCTGTTTAGATGGTGTTGATGTTATTTTCGGTACGCATTTACAAGCCCAAATGCCACTTGGAGAAATTGGATACAGGACAGGCCCACTTCAAGCAGCTCCAGACCGTTTTGATATTAAGATTCAAGGTAAGGGAGGGCATGGAGCAATGCCTCACGATACCAAGGACAGTATTGTAATAGGCGGTCAGTTAATTAACAATTTACAGCAGATTGTTAGTCGGAGAGTAGATCCACTTGAATCGGCTGTTGTATCTGTTTGTAACTTTGAAGCCAAGAATCCATACAATGTTATCGCTGATACAGCTGTATTAACAGGAACTGTCCGTACATTTAAAGAAGAAATTCGCACATTTATCGAAAAAGAAATAGAAAGAGTTATAGAAGGAACCTGTCATGTTTCTGGCGCGAGCTATGAATATACGTATAGTAAAGGCTATCCAACAACCGTGAATCACAAGGCTGAAACAGAATTGGTTGCTAGAGTGGCTCCGCATGTACCAGGAGTTGAGACAGTTAAGGAAACCGAACCAATTATGGGAGGAGAGGACTTTTCGTATTATTTACAAAATGTGAAGGGAACTTTCTTCTTTACAGGGGCTAAAAATCCTGATTGGGATGATGCATATGCCCATCATCACCCAAAATTTGATATTGATGAGCGTGCACTGTTAATAGCTGCAAAAGTTCTTGGGACGGCTGCATTAAACTATATGAAAAATGAGAAACAGACATTAGTAAATGAAGATCAATAA
- the ectA gene encoding diaminobutyrate acetyltransferase has protein sequence MTKTKDIKTEFHFRVPNKKDGAAVWELIKHTGVLDLNSSYSYLMWCEIFSETSIVAIDEGETVGFISGFIHPDTPNTLFIWQVAVHESERGRGLGTKMLFQLLQRESCENIHYVEATVSPSNTPSQNLFHGFAEKLDTNCVTGDYFSSTDFPQKGHEDELLYKIGPIQEENKLKKGAI, from the coding sequence ATGACAAAAACAAAAGATATAAAAACTGAATTTCATTTTCGCGTGCCTAATAAAAAAGATGGGGCAGCTGTTTGGGAACTTATAAAACATACAGGTGTTCTTGACCTTAATTCCTCTTATAGCTATCTTATGTGGTGTGAAATCTTCTCGGAAACATCGATTGTGGCTATAGATGAAGGGGAAACGGTTGGTTTTATTTCCGGCTTTATTCACCCAGATACACCGAATACGTTGTTCATCTGGCAAGTAGCTGTTCATGAATCAGAACGGGGCAGGGGGCTCGGAACGAAGATGTTGTTTCAACTATTGCAACGTGAGTCTTGTGAAAATATTCACTATGTTGAAGCGACTGTCTCACCATCAAATACGCCATCACAAAACTTGTTTCATGGTTTTGCGGAAAAGCTCGATACGAATTGTGTAACAGGTGATTATTTTTCATCAACTGACTTTCCGCAAAAAGGACATGAAGATGAATTATTGTATAAGATTGGACCTATTCAAGAAGAAAACAAATTGAAAAAAGGGGCGATTTGA
- the ectB gene encoding diaminobutyrate--2-oxoglutarate transaminase, whose translation MTTAVLSNAKMKTFEEMESAVRSYSRGWPTIFEKAKGYKLWDIDEKEYIDFFAGAGALNYGHNNDMMQEKMIDYIRNDGLIHSLDMGTTPRKEFLERFKEVILTPRKLDYKVMFPGPTGTNTVESALKIARKVTGRDTVISFTNAFHGMTIGSLSVTANSFKRHGAGIPLHHTVSMPFDDYVEDQDEIAYIEKFLEDNGSGVALPAAIILETVQGEGGMNAARLEWLKKIDNMCKRWDILLIVDDVQAGCGRTGTFFSFEPAGINPDIVCLSKSIGGIGLPMAITLIKPEYDKWGPGEHNGTFRGNNLAFIAAREALTNWETDDFSKAIGQKAGILNDAIEAIIKKYPELNGKARGRGLMQGLAIDTYGLAGEICAEAFERGLIVETSGPNDEVIKFLPPLIIDEKGLNKGLKILDESIKHVLAQ comes from the coding sequence ATGACAACTGCAGTATTAAGTAATGCGAAAATGAAAACGTTTGAAGAAATGGAATCAGCAGTGAGAAGTTACAGCCGAGGATGGCCAACCATTTTTGAAAAGGCCAAAGGGTATAAGCTATGGGACATAGATGAAAAAGAATACATTGATTTTTTTGCAGGGGCAGGTGCACTAAATTACGGTCATAATAATGACATGATGCAAGAAAAAATGATCGATTATATTCGTAATGATGGACTTATTCATAGCCTAGATATGGGAACAACTCCAAGAAAAGAATTTCTTGAGCGTTTTAAAGAGGTAATTCTTACACCTCGGAAACTCGATTATAAGGTAATGTTTCCAGGACCAACTGGCACGAATACAGTTGAAAGTGCACTGAAAATAGCTAGAAAAGTAACAGGACGTGATACGGTAATTAGTTTTACGAATGCATTTCATGGAATGACAATCGGTTCCCTCTCTGTAACAGCAAATTCATTTAAACGACATGGAGCAGGGATTCCCCTTCATCATACTGTATCGATGCCATTCGATGACTATGTGGAAGATCAGGATGAAATCGCCTATATAGAAAAATTTCTAGAGGATAATGGAAGCGGTGTAGCGTTACCGGCCGCTATTATTCTAGAAACGGTTCAAGGGGAAGGCGGTATGAATGCTGCTAGATTGGAGTGGCTGAAAAAGATAGATAATATGTGTAAACGCTGGGACATTCTATTAATCGTTGACGATGTTCAAGCTGGCTGTGGAAGAACTGGTACTTTCTTTAGTTTTGAACCCGCTGGAATTAACCCGGATATTGTCTGTCTTTCGAAATCAATCGGTGGCATCGGACTACCAATGGCGATTACGTTAATTAAACCTGAGTATGACAAGTGGGGACCTGGAGAGCATAATGGAACATTTCGTGGAAATAACCTAGCGTTTATTGCTGCAAGAGAAGCGTTAACAAACTGGGAAACAGACGATTTTAGTAAAGCAATTGGGCAAAAGGCTGGTATTTTGAATGACGCTATTGAAGCTATCATAAAAAAGTACCCAGAACTAAACGGAAAGGCCCGCGGACGAGGTTTAATGCAGGGACTAGCAATTGATACATATGGTCTCGCAGGTGAAATTTGCGCGGAAGCATTCGAGCGTGGCTTAATTGTGGAAACATCGGGACCGAACGATGAAGTTATTAAATTTCTCCCACCACTTATTATTGATGAGAAAGGCCTTAATAAGGGACTCAAAATACTCGATGAAAGTATTAAACATGTTCTTGCACAATAA
- a CDS encoding SPOR domain-containing protein has translation MAGSFKEKKNADDRVSYLDSKGIPAFVDPTNISGETWYRVQAGAFEDRKNAEERLARVREAGIENAFIIVDRDQDQNQDEPIVSGYPISGPVLVSPEQLNRYVRAINPNAPVLGSYYLEFGEYYGIKGDIAFAQALHETDYFRFTGVVEAGQNNYAGIGATGPDNQGASFATPRDGVLAHIQHLFAYASTESLPDKHPLIDPRFDLVQRGSAPTWQALNGKWAVPGDNYGQSILRLYERIVETSISELETVIEEIQV, from the coding sequence ATTGCAGGATCTTTTAAGGAAAAGAAAAATGCAGATGATCGGGTTAGTTACCTTGATTCCAAGGGAATTCCTGCTTTTGTCGACCCAACCAATATATCAGGTGAAACTTGGTATCGTGTTCAGGCTGGAGCTTTTGAAGACAGGAAAAATGCTGAGGAACGGTTAGCAAGGGTTAGAGAAGCAGGGATTGAAAATGCTTTTATTATTGTAGATCGGGATCAGGATCAGAATCAGGATGAACCTATTGTTTCAGGATATCCAATTTCAGGGCCAGTTCTTGTATCTCCGGAACAGTTAAATCGGTATGTGCGGGCTATTAATCCAAATGCACCCGTTTTAGGAAGCTATTATTTAGAATTCGGGGAGTATTATGGTATTAAAGGAGATATTGCTTTCGCGCAAGCCCTGCATGAAACCGACTATTTCCGTTTTACAGGTGTCGTTGAAGCTGGGCAGAATAATTATGCTGGAATCGGTGCTACGGGGCCTGATAATCAAGGCGCTAGTTTTGCTACTCCAAGAGATGGAGTTCTTGCACACATTCAACATCTATTTGCCTATGCTTCTACGGAATCATTGCCAGACAAGCATCCATTGATAGATCCACGTTTTGATTTAGTTCAACGGGGGAGCGCGCCAACATGGCAGGCTTTAAATGGTAAATGGGCCGTCCCGGGAGATAACTATGGACAGTCTATTTTGCGCTTGTATGAAAGAATAGTGGAAACTTCTATTAGTGAATTGGAAACGGTTATAGAGGAGATTCAAGTTTAG